GTTAGGGTTACCATCCTGACGTTTAGCGAAGTTACGGTTAAACGAAGTGATGATAGAGTTTTTACGAGATGGATCATCAGTATGACGAGCCCACTGACCGATACACGGACCGCAAGCGTTTGCCAATACTACACCACCAATTTTCTCGAAAGTATCCAGGTAACCATCGCGCTCTACCGTGTAACGTACCAGTTCTGAACCTGGGGTTACAGTGTACTCGGCTTTAGCTTTCAGGTTTTTATCAATAGCCTGTTTGGCAACAGATGCCGCACGGGTAATATCTTCATAAGATGAGTTGGTACAAGAACCAATCAAGCCAACTTCTAAAGTTGTAGGCCAGCCGTTTTCTTTAACAGCTGTAGCAAATTTAGAGATAGGCCAAGCCAGATCCGGGGTGAACGGACCGTTTACGTGCGGCTCCAGTTCGCTCAGGTTGATTTCAATCACCTGATCAAAATATTGTTCTGGAGTAGCGTAAACCTCTGGGTCGCCGGTTAAGTGTTGTTTAACAGCGTAAGCCAGGTCGGCAATTTCAGCACGCTCAGTACCACGCAGGTAAGCAGCAGCTTTCTCGTCAAAACCAAAGATTGAGGTAGTAGCACCAATTTCTGCACCCATGTTACAGATAGTACCTTTACCGGTAGCAGAAAGCGACTCAGCACCTTCGCCAAAATATTCAACAATGTAACCGGTACCACCTTTTACAGTCAGGATACCAGCAACACGCAGGATCACGTCTTTTGCAGAAGCCCAGCCAGACAGTTTGCCGGTCAGCTTCACACCAATCAGTTTAGGGAATTTAAGCTCCCATGGCAGGCCAGCCATAACGTCGCATGCATCAGCACCACCAACGCCAATGGCAATCATACCCAAACCACCTGCGTTAGGTGTGTGTGAGTCTGTACCAATCATCATACCACCCGGGAAAGCGTAGTTTTCTAACACTACCTGGTGAATAATACCTGCACCTGGTTTCCAAAAACCGATACCGTATTTGTCAGAAACAGAAGCAAGGAAATCGTAAACTTCTTTGTTAATGTCTTTTGCAGTGTTCAAATCGTCAGTAGCACCAACTTTAGCCTGGATCAAGTGATCACAGTGTACTGTTGATGGAACAGCAACTTTAGGGCGACCAGCCTGCATAAACTGC
This region of Mucilaginibacter yixingensis genomic DNA includes:
- a CDS encoding aconitate hydratase; this translates as MAFDLDMIKQVYDRYATRVEAARKATGKPLTLTEKILYAHLSEGDARKAYTRGADYVDFAPDRVAMQDATAQMALLQFMQAGRPKVAVPSTVHCDHLIQAKVGATDDLNTAKDINKEVYDFLASVSDKYGIGFWKPGAGIIHQVVLENYAFPGGMMIGTDSHTPNAGGLGMIAIGVGGADACDVMAGLPWELKFPKLIGVKLTGKLSGWASAKDVILRVAGILTVKGGTGYIVEYFGEGAESLSATGKGTICNMGAEIGATTSIFGFDEKAAAYLRGTERAEIADLAYAVKQHLTGDPEVYATPEQYFDQVIEINLSELEPHVNGPFTPDLAWPISKFATAVKENGWPTTLEVGLIGSCTNSSYEDITRAASVAKQAIDKNLKAKAEYTVTPGSELVRYTVERDGYLDTFEKIGGVVLANACGPCIGQWARHTDDPSRKNSIITSFNRNFAKRQDGNPNTHAFVASPEIVTAFAIAGDLTFNPLTDTLTNQNGEQVKLDEPVGIELPVKGFAVEDAGYQAPAEDGSGVTVVVDPKSARLQLLDPFAAWEGTDLSGLRLLIKAKGKCTTDHISMAGPWLKFRGHLDNISNNMLIGAINYFNNNADSVKNALTGEYGPVPATQRDYKAHGIGSVVVGDENYGEGSSREHAAMEPRHLGVRAILVKSFARIHETNLKKQGMLGITFADPADYDKVQEDDLFAINGLTTFAPDKQLSVTLTHKDGSQDTFAVNHTYNAQQIEWFKAGGALNIIRAQQAV